The Mycoplasmopsis gallinacea genome includes a window with the following:
- a CDS encoding alpha-amylase family glycosyl hydrolase, producing the protein MKIKLFLNSFALSMPLISVISCKPQENKQLKLWGDDKFNTKINLNKLSYVSDLENVNFIAPFNHEIEKSNTMYQLTVYSFADGNNDGIGDFIGLANNLDYFVNLGIDTLYLSPIHPASSYHGYDVIDYCDVAPELGGMEAFDNFLIKAHQKGIRVILDMVINHTSYEHPWFQKALSGDTKYEKYYRFYEKGTQANDDKKYGIDDSWLRNLFFNVDKKISATNKTYVATFWAGMPDLNLDNPDLYQEIMNIHQFWIKKGVDGFRYDAFYHIWDGENPNEPSDPNGQKTAKLFADIRDSITPIYLKNNLGFSSPLLFGEWWKEPEEASKYFKYNNKDALSTVIDGARFKNSRTISLNSTQEIDLKNFLNNIDENYKVSSRYWIPFLDNHDVNRWILNRADDINYKIDPNNPKISKDLINYQKYGLIALLSRGGLPTLYNGNELGMFGGPKSKGDNYVREAFPWNDSKKQVNFYERRSGKDSSIIKVGNSKGIESIEKQINNPYSIYNFTAKILKIRKEYDSIKKQDTKYIAPFADVINANYIVNNLNNITLRKNENGSYILFAYNPKRQFKFAIKDNFKIKKILLNENIEIEGNLIKGKQEGAFGIFEISEK; encoded by the coding sequence ATGAAAATAAAATTATTTTTGAATTCATTTGCTTTATCGATGCCACTTATTAGTGTAATAAGTTGCAAACCGCAAGAAAATAAACAATTAAAACTTTGAGGTGATGATAAATTTAATACCAAAATCAATTTAAATAAATTAAGTTATGTTTCAGATTTGGAAAATGTTAATTTTATCGCACCTTTTAACCATGAAATCGAAAAATCAAATACTATGTACCAATTAACAGTGTATAGTTTTGCAGATGGTAATAATGATGGAATTGGCGATTTTATAGGACTGGCGAATAATTTAGATTATTTTGTAAATTTAGGAATTGACACTCTTTATTTATCACCAATACATCCAGCTAGTTCTTATCATGGATATGACGTTATTGATTATTGTGATGTAGCGCCTGAACTTGGTGGAATGGAAGCTTTTGATAATTTCTTAATAAAAGCACATCAAAAAGGTATAAGAGTTATTTTGGACATGGTTATCAATCACACATCTTATGAACATCCTTGATTTCAAAAAGCCTTATCAGGTGATACTAAATATGAAAAATATTATCGCTTTTACGAAAAAGGAACTCAGGCTAATGATGATAAAAAATATGGAATCGATGATTCTTGACTTAGAAATTTATTTTTTAACGTAGATAAAAAAATTTCTGCTACTAATAAAACATATGTTGCAACATTTTGAGCTGGAATGCCTGATTTAAATTTAGATAATCCTGATTTATATCAAGAAATTATGAATATACACCAATTTTGAATTAAAAAAGGTGTAGATGGCTTTAGATACGATGCTTTTTATCATATTTGAGATGGTGAAAACCCAAATGAACCATCTGATCCTAACGGACAAAAAACTGCAAAATTATTTGCTGATATAAGAGATTCAATTACACCTATTTACTTAAAAAATAATTTAGGTTTTTCATCACCGCTTTTATTTGGCGAGTGATGAAAAGAGCCGGAAGAAGCATCTAAATATTTTAAATACAACAACAAAGATGCATTAAGTACAGTCATAGATGGAGCAAGATTTAAAAACTCTAGAACAATTTCATTAAATTCAACACAAGAAATTGATTTAAAAAACTTTTTAAATAATATTGATGAAAATTATAAAGTTTCTTCAAGATACTGAATTCCATTTTTAGATAACCATGACGTTAATAGATGAATTTTAAACCGCGCTGATGATATTAATTATAAAATCGATCCAAATAATCCTAAAATTTCAAAAGATTTAATCAATTATCAAAAGTATGGATTAATTGCTTTATTATCAAGAGGAGGACTTCCAACTCTTTATAACGGAAACGAATTAGGTATGTTTGGTGGTCCAAAAAGCAAAGGTGATAATTATGTTAGAGAGGCGTTTCCGTGAAATGATTCTAAAAAACAAGTTAATTTTTATGAAAGACGAAGTGGAAAAGATTCATCAATTATAAAAGTTGGTAACTCAAAAGGGATTGAATCAATTGAAAAACAAATAAACAATCCTTATTCAATTTATAATTTCACAGCTAAAATACTTAAAATAAGAAAAGAATATGATTCAATTAAAAAACAGGATACTAAATATATTGCACCTTTTGCTGATGTAATTAACGCAAATTATATTGTTAATAACTTAAATAACATCACGCTAAGAAAAAATGAAAACGGTAGCTATATTTTATTTGCTTACAACCCTAAAAGACAATTTAAATTTGCAATAAAAGACAATTTTAAAATTAAAAAAATATTGTTAAACGAAAATATAGAAATAGAGGGTAATTTAATAAAAGGAAAACAAGAAGGTGCTTTTGGAATTTTCGAAATAAGTGAAAAGTAA